From the Desulfovibrio sp. Huiquan2017 genome, the window GGCCAGAAGCAGGACTGCGAAAAACAGAAACCGGACCGTCTCCTTGATCATACACTCCCCCCTTGTTGCTCGTATACAGGACCGCCATATCCGCCCTAATACGGAACCGCGCGGGATGTCAAAAAAAGGGGGCGGGGAATCGGCGACGGGAGGAGCGGGGCCTACCAGTCGATGGGCAGCCGGACCTTTTGCCCGGCCTTGTTGGTGAAGAAGACGTGACCGTGTTCGCGGCCGAACAGGTACACGTCCCGGGTTACGGCCACGTCCTGGCGGCAATACTCGGTGATCAGGTCCAGGCGTCCTTCCTTCCACCACTTGAGGGCCATGAGCCCGTCGGCGGACTTGCCCGCGCCCAGCGTGGCCGAAGCGATGTTGTCGAGCTTGACCCGGTAGCCCAGCCGGTTGTTGACTTCCACCAAAAGATCGAGGTTGGGCAAAGAGCGGAAGGGGAACGGGTGCAGCCCGCCGAGCACGGCGTAGTCGAACTTGATGTGATTAAAGCCGATGACCAGGTCGAACTCCTTGAGGCGAGCCACCAACTCGTCCATGTCGTCCTGCTCGTAGTCGAACATGGCCTCCTCGCCCGAGTCCCACAGGCAGGCGATGGACACGCCCATGCGGTCGGCGCGGTTCCAGCCGCCCACCTCGTCGGCGGAAAAACGGGTTTCGATGTCCAGAACGCCGTATCGCTTGGGCGCGGGCCGCTTGGTGTCGATGCCGGGAAGTGTGTTCACGTCGATATCCTTGGGGATTATGGATTGGGGGTCGCCCGAGCGGATGGCCTCCAGCACGAACAGGGCGGCCCGCTTGTCGATGGGCCGGTTGCCCGAGCCGCACTTGGGCGAATGCACGCAGGACGGACAGCCCAGTTCGCACGGGCAATCCCGGATGGTCCGCAACGTGGTCTCGATGAGTTCGTCGGCACGCTCGAAGGCCTGGCGGGTCAGCCCCGCGCCGCCGGGCATGCCGTCGTAGATGAACACCGCCGGACCGTCCACCTGGGGGTGCATGGGCGTGGAGATGCCGCCCAGGTCGTTGCGGTCGGCCATGACCAGGAGTGGAAGCATGCCGATGGCCGCGTGCTCGAAGGCATGGATACCGCCCATGAAATGCAGAAATTCCTCCTCGCACCGCCGCCGGATGTCGTGGCCGATCTCAAACCAGATGGCCTCGGTCTCGAAGACCTGGGGCGGCAGGTCCAGCGGGTTGATGCCGAGCAGCTTGCCGCCGCGGACAGAGCGCTTCTCGTAGCCGGTGATCATATCCGTAACTTTGACCCGCCCGAAATAGACGCGCGTGCCGAAGCTCGCCTTCTGTCCAAGGACCTCCAGGATCTCCGTATCCTTGGAGCCGCGCGGCCGGGTATAATAGCCCACCCGCCGGGCCTCGGCATGCACCGCGTTGGTGGCCAGATCCAGGTCCCGGATCACGAAGGTCCGGCCCCGGTGCAGGTAGACGGCGCCCGGATGGGTTTCGCGGAACGCCCGGTACTGGTCTATGGTCCCGATGACGGGCGCCTTGTCTCCGGACAGGGAATTGTCCTCGATGTGCATCTGGCGGCCCGCGCCGCGCAGGTCCACGTCCCGGTGCGGTCGCTTGCGCGGAGTGACGATCTCCACAGGGTGGCCCGGCAAATCGGGTTCCACCTCAAAAAGCTGTCCGGCCTCCACCAGTTGCTCCACCCGACGGGCCACCGGCTCCTCGGCCAGAAACGACTCGCCCCGGCGCAGGGTAAGTTCGGCGGCTGCGCAGATCAGGTGGCGGTCCATGGTCACCGGATTGAACGGGTTGAGCATGGCCGACTCGGGCGGGCGGGCGAAGAAATCGTCCGGGTTGCGCATGAAATACTGGTCCAGGGCGTCCTCCTGGGCGATGAGCGCCACGGCCGAGTCCCGTCGGCTGCGCCCCACGCGGCCGCCCCGCTGCAACGTGGCCATGATCGAACCCGGGTAGCCGACCATGATGCAGACGTCCAGTCCGCCGATGTCGATGCCCAGCTCCAAGGCCGAGGTGGAGATGACCGCGAGCAGTTCGCCGTCGGCCATGCGCGCCTCGATCTCGCGCCGCTCCTCGGGCAGGAACCCGGCCCGGTAGGCGGATATCCGGCTTTTGAACTCCCCGCTTTTCTCGGCCGCCCAGAGGGAAATGAGTTCGGTCATCTTGCGCGACTGGCAATAGACGATGGTCCGCAAGCCGCGCGCCAGCGCCGCCCTGAGCAGGGTGATGGCCGCCATGGACGGGCTCGCGTCCGGATTGATGAAAATCATGTGCCGTCCGCCATGGGCGGCGCCGGACTCCAGAATGGGGTGGACGTCGAGCCCGGTCAGCATCCGGCACAGCTCGGCCGGGTTGCCGATGGTCGCCGAACAGAAGACGAAGGTAGGATTGGCCCCGTAGTAGCGGCACAGCCGCATGAGCCGACGGAAGACCATGGCCATGTGCCCGCCCATGACGCCGCGGTAGGTATGCACCTCGTCCACCACGATATGCGTCAGCCCGGACAGGAACTCGGCCCAGCCCGCATGGTGCGGGAGCATGGACAGATGGACCATCTCCGGGTTGGACAGAATCACGTTGGGCGGCGCGTTGCGGATCTTCTTGCGAAAGTGCGGCGAGGTGTCGCCGTCGTAGATGGCCGCCGTGGGCCTGCGGTCCTCATGCCCTTCCAGGGGCAAAAGCGCGGCCAGTTCGTTGAACCCCTTCAATTGGTCCTGGGCCAGAGCCTTGAGCGGAAACAGGTACAGCGCCTTGGACTCGGGATCGGCCAGGATCTGTTCCATGACCGGCAGATTGTAGGTCAGGGTCTTGCCGCTGGCCGTGGGCGTGGCCACGACCACATGCCGCCCCGCGCGGATATAGTCCACGGCCTCGGCCTGGTGGGCGTACAGCCGGTCGATGCCGAGCAGCGACAGCGCGCTTCGCAGGACGGCGGGCCACGGACGGCGCGGTTCGCCGAAACGGGCGTCCGCACCCTCGACGATGCGATGGTGGGCAATCTGATGGGCCATGCGCTCTGAATCGAGCATGGCCGAGACGTATTCGAGAACGGGGCTTTCCACGCCTGAATCCTACTGCGAGGGGCCGGGCGAGGCAAGCCGCGAAATATAATTGCCCCGTTCCGCCCGACGGTTACATACTTGCCCGGCAAACAACCGTTTCAGCCTGGAGTTCACCATGCCACCCGAAAACTGCTCTCCCGATGTTCTCGCAAGCCTGATCGAGATAGCCCGCACCGCCGAAGCCCGCGGCCAGACCACCGCCTTTCACTCCGAAAAAGTCGCCCGCGTCGCCCATGGCATAGCCAAGGCCCTGGACCGGCCCAAGAACATCCTCGCGCGACTGCTCTTGACCGGCAGGCTGCACAACATCGGCCTGGTCGGCACCCGGGACTCGATCCTGCTCAAAACCACCCGGCTCACTCCCGGAGAATTCAAACACGTCCAGGACCACACCCGGGTGGGCGCGGCCCTGCTCGCTCCCATACCCCAACTGGCCGACGTGGCCGAGGTCTGCCTGTCCCACCACGAACGGTGGGACGGCTCGGGTTATCCCGACGGCTTGGCCGGAGAGGCGATCCCGCGCCTCGCCCGGCTCATCGCCGTGGCCGACACCTACTGCGCCATGATCTCCGAACGCCCCTACCGCGACTCCCTGCCCCGGCCAGTGGCCGCCGAGATCATCACCGAGGAACGCGGAACGCGGCTTTGCCCCGAATGCGTGGACGGTTTCCTTACCTGGTTCAGGAAAACCGACGGCCGCATCGACCTGTTCTAGACGACCGAGGCGCGATCGGCGTGATGCGGCAGGGCAACCCGGCCAGGCAAGTCCCCGCCATGCGCCAAACCGCAAAAAAGGGCCGGAGGGAGCGTCGCTCCCTCCGGCCCATCTTTTCGGAAACAGGGCGGCCGACTAGATGACCTTGTTCAACGGATACTCGATGATGCCCTCGGCGCCGAACCCGACAAGCCGGGGGATCAGTTCGCGGACGATCTTCTCCTCGACCATGACTTCCACGGACAACCAGTTGGGGTCCTGAAGCTCGGCCACGGTGGGAGAATTGAGGGACGGCAAGGTGCCGTTGAGATCCTTGAGCTTATCCTTGGGCAGGTTCATCTTGAGTCCGACCATCTTGCCGGCGCGCAACGCGCCCTGGAGGAGCAGGTTGATCTCCTCGATGAGCTGGCGCTTTTCGGGGTCGGCCCAGGCGTCCTTGTTGGCGATGATCTGGGTGTTGGTCTGCATCAGTTCGGCGATGATCCGCAGGCCGTTGGCCTTGATCGTCGTGCCGGTCTCGGTGATCTCGACGATGCCGTCGCACAGTCCCTCGACCACCTTGGCCTCGGTGGTTCCCCAGGAAAAGGACACATCCACGTGGATGCCCATGGACTCGAAGTACTCCTTGGTGAAGCCCATGAGCTCGGTGGAGATCTTCTTGCCTTCCAGGTCCTCGGGCCGCTTGTACGGGGAGTCGCCGCGCACGCAGAGCACCCAGCGGGCCTTGCGGTTGGAGACCTTGGAATAGATCAGGTCGTCAACCACGACCACGTCGGACTTGTTCTCGCGGATCCAGTCCATGCCGGTCAGGCCCACGTCGAAAGTGCCGTTCTCGACGTACATGGACATTTCCTGGGCGCGGGCCAGGGAGCACTTGATGCGGTTGTCGTCGATATCCGGGAAATAGTTGCGCTCGTGCAGCTTGATCTTCCAGCCTGCCTTTTCGAACAGTTTGATGGTCGCATCCTGGAGAGAGCCCTTGGGCACGCCGAGTCGGAGAAATTGTTCACTCATTTCTTATATACCTCTTTGGGGTCGAAGACGTAGGGCGAGCATTCGCTGACCACGCCGTCCTTGAGTTCGCGGTAGAAACAGGAGCGGTAGCCCTTGTGGCAGGCCGCGCCGCCGATCTGCTCGATCAGAAGTACCAAGGTGTCGTCGTCGCAGTCAATGCGGATGGACTTCACCTTCTGCGTATGGCCCGAGGTACCGCCCTTATGCCATATCTCCTGACGGCTGCGGCTCCAGTAATGGGCCTCGCCGGTTTTGAGGGTCTTTTCCCAGGATTCTTCATTCATGTAGGCCATCATCAGGATTTCGCCGGTCTCGGCGTCCTGGGCGATGGCGGGCACAAGGCCGTTCATTTTTTCGAAATCAGGTCTGATCACTTGCGGTACCTCGTATCAGATATGTCCCCACGGCCCGGGATTGGGCCGGGGGAGGTATATAGCCAATGCCGTTCCAAAGCGCAACCCGAGGCGGTGCGGCGTCACCGGATCGTCATCCGCCGTTTCGCGCGACCAACGCCCTTCCGGCTTCAGGCGTCCCCGGCCGGGGACTTCCCGCGCCGGGTCCCCGCGGCCTCCGGCTTCGGCGAAGCACCGCACTCCCGTTCCCGCAGCCGCCGCAGTCGGAGCGGACTCAGGTTCTTGATCAGGCCGACCATGGACCGGAAGCCGAACAAGATGGAGCCGCCCAGGAAAAGGAGCGGCAGCACAGCGTTCAATCCGCCGAGGACGTCGACCTCCCCGAAGAGGGGCACGCCCAGGCTCAGGAACAGACCGAGGGCGCAGAGAACCACGAGAAGCATGTCCATGCCTGTGCGGGTGTTGCGGATGACGCAGACCACGTCGGATTGGATCACATCCTGCGCCACCTCCGCGACCACGGCGGAAACCGCGTCGGGCGAGGCCTCCGGTCGCGGAAGGGGGCCCGGTTCCTGTTCCCTGCGCATCTTGCCCGTTATCTTGGCCACATAGCCTATCTGCCACAGAACCACCGTGAGGAACAACCAATTCAGCGCGGCCGACGCCGGGGCAGCCAGCCGAACGCCCACGGCCTCGACGTGGGCGTGGACCAGCACGGGCGTGTCATAGAGGCCGTGCAGGAGTATCGGAATGAGCAGGGCCTTGGCCAACAAGCCTCGTCCGCCGCCGTCCGCAAAGGCGGCCCGGCCGACGAAATAGCCCATGATGGCCCCGTCCATGGCATGGCTCGGCACGGCCAGCACTCCCCTGGCCACGGCGAGCATGGAGTTGTCGGCGGCCATGACATAGGCCAGGTTCTCAAAGGTGGCGAACCCGACGGCCACGGTCACGCCGTAGACAATGCCGTCCATGGGTTCGTCAAAGGCGGGGAAGCGCCTGCACAGACCGTAGAGCACGGCGAATTTCAGGCACTCCTCGGGCACGGCCGCGAGCAGGAAGGCGTCCAAGGCGCCCGACAGATAGGGGTTGTCCGCCGGGAACAGGGCTTGGGCGAAGTCGAAGAGCGGGGAGAGGACGTAAAAGACCACCGGAACGAGCATCCCGAGCAGGAAGGCGACGGTGAGCGCGCCCGGCGGTTCGGGGTACTTGTCGCTGGTCAGGAACATCCACATCAGGACGACCGACGGCAGGATGGACAGGAAAAGAAGCGCGTAGTTCACAAGGCCCTCGCAACCGTCCGGCCGGCCGCGTCCATCTGGGGCCGTTCCATTGAACAGGGTGGCATCATAGAGGTCCCATAGCGGCCGGAGTCCCCACGGTCAACGTTTACCACCCGGTCTTTATCTGCTACACCTGCGCTCACCTAACCCATACAAGGAGATACGGACATGCCCGTTCGTTCCAAGGATAATTTTCTGGTTTTCGGCGCCCCCCTCATCGGCCAAGAGGAAATCGACGAAGTGGTCGATTCCATGAAATCAGGCTGGCTCGGCACGGGCCCCAAAGTGGCCCGGTTCGAGCGCGAGTTCTCCGCCTACGTGGGGGCCGCCCACGCCGCGGCCTGCAACTCCTGCACCGCCGCCCTGCACCTCTCGCTGGTGGCCCTGGGCCTTGAGCCCGGCGACGAGGTCATCACCACGCCGTTGACCTTCTGCGCTTCGGTCAACGCCATCATCCACGCCGGGGGCACGCCCGTGCTGGCCGACGTGGATCCGGTCACCCAAAACATAGACCCGGACCGCATCCGCGAGAAGATCACTCCCCGCACCAAGGCCCTCCTGCCCGTGCACTTCGCGGGCCGGTCCTGCGACATGGATCCGATCATGGCCATCGCCAACGAGCACAACCTCAAGGTGGTGGAGGACTGCGCCCACGCCATCGAGACCACCTACAAAGGCCGCCACGCAGGCACCTTCGGCGACTTCGGCTGCTTTTCCTTCTACGTGACCAAGAACGTCTGCACCGGCGAGGGCGGCATGGTCATCGCCCGCGAGGATGCGGACATCAGCGACATCAAGGTGCTCGGCCTGCACGGCATGTCCGCCGACGCCTGGAAGCGTTTTTCGGATGAGGGGTACAAGCACTACCAGGTGATCCACGCCGGATTCAAATACAACATGATGGACATCCAGGCGGCCATCGGCATCCATCAGTTGAACCGGGTGGAGGAAAATTTCAAACGGCGCTGCGAGATCTGGGACATGTACCAGGAGGCGTTCCGGACGCTGCCCGTGGGCACCCCGGCCCCGGAAGAAC encodes:
- the hisG gene encoding ATP phosphoribosyltransferase yields the protein MSEQFLRLGVPKGSLQDATIKLFEKAGWKIKLHERNYFPDIDDNRIKCSLARAQEMSMYVENGTFDVGLTGMDWIRENKSDVVVVDDLIYSKVSNRKARWVLCVRGDSPYKRPEDLEGKKISTELMGFTKEYFESMGIHVDVSFSWGTTEAKVVEGLCDGIVEITETGTTIKANGLRIIAELMQTNTQIIANKDAWADPEKRQLIEEINLLLQGALRAGKMVGLKMNLPKDKLKDLNGTLPSLNSPTVAELQDPNWLSVEVMVEEKIVRELIPRLVGFGAEGIIEYPLNKVI
- a CDS encoding DegT/DnrJ/EryC1/StrS family aminotransferase; protein product: MPVRSKDNFLVFGAPLIGQEEIDEVVDSMKSGWLGTGPKVARFEREFSAYVGAAHAAACNSCTAALHLSLVALGLEPGDEVITTPLTFCASVNAIIHAGGTPVLADVDPVTQNIDPDRIREKITPRTKALLPVHFAGRSCDMDPIMAIANEHNLKVVEDCAHAIETTYKGRHAGTFGDFGCFSFYVTKNVCTGEGGMVIAREDADISDIKVLGLHGMSADAWKRFSDEGYKHYQVIHAGFKYNMMDIQAAIGIHQLNRVEENFKRRCEIWDMYQEAFRTLPVGTPAPEEPGTRHARHLYTLMIDPVACGLDRDQFLVRLTKENIGAGVHYLAVPEHPYYRDRYGWKLEDTPHAVALGRETLSLPLSAKLTDDDVADVIKAVNLCLGA
- a CDS encoding HD domain-containing phosphohydrolase — encoded protein: MPPENCSPDVLASLIEIARTAEARGQTTAFHSEKVARVAHGIAKALDRPKNILARLLLTGRLHNIGLVGTRDSILLKTTRLTPGEFKHVQDHTRVGAALLAPIPQLADVAEVCLSHHERWDGSGYPDGLAGEAIPRLARLIAVADTYCAMISERPYRDSLPRPVAAEIITEERGTRLCPECVDGFLTWFRKTDGRIDLF
- the hisI gene encoding phosphoribosyl-AMP cyclohydrolase — encoded protein: MIRPDFEKMNGLVPAIAQDAETGEILMMAYMNEESWEKTLKTGEAHYWSRSRQEIWHKGGTSGHTQKVKSIRIDCDDDTLVLLIEQIGGAACHKGYRSCFYRELKDGVVSECSPYVFDPKEVYKK
- a CDS encoding DEAD/DEAH box helicase — its product is MESPVLEYVSAMLDSERMAHQIAHHRIVEGADARFGEPRRPWPAVLRSALSLLGIDRLYAHQAEAVDYIRAGRHVVVATPTASGKTLTYNLPVMEQILADPESKALYLFPLKALAQDQLKGFNELAALLPLEGHEDRRPTAAIYDGDTSPHFRKKIRNAPPNVILSNPEMVHLSMLPHHAGWAEFLSGLTHIVVDEVHTYRGVMGGHMAMVFRRLMRLCRYYGANPTFVFCSATIGNPAELCRMLTGLDVHPILESGAAHGGRHMIFINPDASPSMAAITLLRAALARGLRTIVYCQSRKMTELISLWAAEKSGEFKSRISAYRAGFLPEERREIEARMADGELLAVISTSALELGIDIGGLDVCIMVGYPGSIMATLQRGGRVGRSRRDSAVALIAQEDALDQYFMRNPDDFFARPPESAMLNPFNPVTMDRHLICAAAELTLRRGESFLAEEPVARRVEQLVEAGQLFEVEPDLPGHPVEIVTPRKRPHRDVDLRGAGRQMHIEDNSLSGDKAPVIGTIDQYRAFRETHPGAVYLHRGRTFVIRDLDLATNAVHAEARRVGYYTRPRGSKDTEILEVLGQKASFGTRVYFGRVKVTDMITGYEKRSVRGGKLLGINPLDLPPQVFETEAIWFEIGHDIRRRCEEEFLHFMGGIHAFEHAAIGMLPLLVMADRNDLGGISTPMHPQVDGPAVFIYDGMPGGAGLTRQAFERADELIETTLRTIRDCPCELGCPSCVHSPKCGSGNRPIDKRAALFVLEAIRSGDPQSIIPKDIDVNTLPGIDTKRPAPKRYGVLDIETRFSADEVGGWNRADRMGVSIACLWDSGEEAMFDYEQDDMDELVARLKEFDLVIGFNHIKFDYAVLGGLHPFPFRSLPNLDLLVEVNNRLGYRVKLDNIASATLGAGKSADGLMALKWWKEGRLDLITEYCRQDVAVTRDVYLFGREHGHVFFTNKAGQKVRLPIDW
- a CDS encoding PrsW family glutamic-type intramembrane protease produces the protein MNYALLFLSILPSVVLMWMFLTSDKYPEPPGALTVAFLLGMLVPVVFYVLSPLFDFAQALFPADNPYLSGALDAFLLAAVPEECLKFAVLYGLCRRFPAFDEPMDGIVYGVTVAVGFATFENLAYVMAADNSMLAVARGVLAVPSHAMDGAIMGYFVGRAAFADGGGRGLLAKALLIPILLHGLYDTPVLVHAHVEAVGVRLAAPASAALNWLFLTVVLWQIGYVAKITGKMRREQEPGPLPRPEASPDAVSAVVAEVAQDVIQSDVVCVIRNTRTGMDMLLVVLCALGLFLSLGVPLFGEVDVLGGLNAVLPLLFLGGSILFGFRSMVGLIKNLSPLRLRRLRERECGASPKPEAAGTRRGKSPAGDA